A DNA window from Massilia putida contains the following coding sequences:
- a CDS encoding NADH-quinone oxidoreductase subunit N, with protein MRLPMPSAGCMDLWAVVPEMLLAALTLALVPVAGFARGRWRGLPALVAGAGLVASMVLTARTWNYPAAAAFCGTWAVDRFAVLYKLLIEAAALLSLLMLASHFRGRRAQAQVAMPLLFATVGGLGLVSGLDLALIVLFLEILSIASYLLALLMRTDLKAQEATLKYFIYASAALAIMSYGMTFLYGLTGSLDLPGIARGLHRADPVWLLVAAGIVLVGYGFEITLVPFQFWAPDVYQGASAPATGFISVVPKIAAFAALLRFLLEALPAYAPQWSPLIGVLAVGTMTLGNLAALRQQSLKRLLAYSSIAQAGYVLIGVAVANRSPGGVPAASFYLLTYLAMNLGAFAVIGVLERHTGSDARDVVRGLARRAPWLAAVLTLALLSLAGIPPLAGFAGKILLLTQAIDGGMAWLAIAGAINMAVGLYYYALVVADMFMEATSQAPPQSARIPVGAGYAAAAAIATAGTLALGISPDSVLSAVMAVGWLR; from the coding sequence ATGCGCCTGCCGATGCCAAGCGCCGGCTGCATGGACCTGTGGGCCGTGGTCCCGGAAATGCTGCTGGCTGCGCTTACGCTGGCACTGGTGCCAGTGGCCGGCTTCGCGCGTGGTCGCTGGCGCGGTTTGCCGGCGCTCGTCGCGGGGGCCGGGCTGGTAGCCAGCATGGTGCTCACCGCGCGCACGTGGAACTACCCGGCCGCCGCGGCATTTTGCGGCACCTGGGCCGTGGACCGCTTTGCTGTACTCTACAAGCTCCTGATCGAAGCCGCAGCCTTGCTATCGCTGCTGATGCTGGCGTCCCATTTTCGCGGGCGGCGCGCGCAGGCACAGGTCGCGATGCCACTGCTGTTTGCGACGGTCGGCGGGCTAGGCCTGGTTTCCGGCCTGGACCTGGCGCTGATCGTGCTGTTTCTTGAAATACTCAGCATAGCCTCCTATCTGCTGGCGCTGCTGATGCGCACCGACCTCAAGGCGCAGGAAGCCACCCTCAAGTATTTTATCTACGCCAGCGCCGCGCTGGCGATCATGTCGTATGGCATGACCTTCCTGTATGGCTTGACCGGCAGCCTCGACCTGCCCGGTATCGCGCGCGGCCTCCATCGCGCGGATCCGGTGTGGCTTCTGGTGGCTGCGGGCATTGTGCTGGTCGGCTATGGGTTCGAGATCACCTTGGTGCCGTTCCAGTTCTGGGCACCCGACGTCTACCAGGGCGCCAGCGCGCCGGCCACCGGCTTTATCTCGGTGGTGCCGAAGATTGCCGCCTTCGCCGCGCTACTGCGTTTCCTGCTGGAGGCTTTGCCGGCCTATGCTCCACAGTGGTCGCCGCTGATCGGCGTGCTCGCAGTAGGTACCATGACGCTCGGCAATCTTGCGGCGCTGCGCCAGCAAAGCCTGAAACGGCTCCTGGCCTACTCCAGCATCGCCCAGGCAGGCTATGTGCTGATCGGCGTGGCGGTGGCAAACCGCAGCCCGGGAGGAGTGCCGGCGGCAAGCTTTTACCTGCTGACCTACCTGGCGATGAACCTGGGCGCATTCGCGGTCATCGGCGTGCTGGAGCGCCACACCGGAAGCGACGCGCGCGACGTCGTACGCGGACTGGCACGTCGCGCTCCCTGGCTGGCCGCCGTGCTGACGCTGGCCTTGCTGTCGCTTGCCGGTATCCCACCGCTCGCCGGTTTTGCCGGCAAGATACTGCTGCTGACGCAAGCCATCGACGGCGGCATGGCGTGGCTCGCCATCGCTGGCGCAATTAATATGGCGGTCGGGCTGTATTACTATGCGCTCGTCGTGGCCGACATGTTCATGGAGGCGACGTCGCAGGCCCCCCCGCAGTCAGCCCGCATCCCGGTCGGCGCCGGCTACGCGGCGGCCGCAGCGATCGCCACGGCCGGCACCCTCGCTCTCGGAATTTCGCCCGATAGCGTGTTATCGGCGGTGATGGCAGTGGGATGGCTGCGCTGA
- a CDS encoding TolC family protein, with protein sequence MLSPSFIAPRLAHHSAARSFRAILLVVVVAIGNRAFAAETPLTLAGAQQLAVERSRMVAAKDYAAQSSREMSVAAGQLPDPVLKVGIDNLPINGQDRFSLTRDFMTMRRIGVMQELTRSDKRRLRAERFEREAEKSIAEKAATAATVERETALAWLDRYYAEAMSTAIAEQIDQAKLEIQAAESAYRAGRGSQADIFSSRSALAALEDKASDIDRRIGNAKIALARWIGDAAQQPLGAKPAVDTIRLDEATLDTQLNHHPELAVLVRQEDIAVAEAQLAKANKKADWSVEVAVQQRGPGYSDMVSVGLSVPLQWDQKNRQDRELSSKLAQVEQARAEREDMLRAHVAEVRAMLNEWHTDRQRQTRFEKELTPLANSRTTAIAAAYRGGKATLADVIAARRSEIDVRLQALQLEQETDRLWAQLNFLFPQNGGYGH encoded by the coding sequence ATGTTGTCCCCAAGTTTCATTGCGCCACGCTTGGCGCATCATTCGGCTGCCCGGTCTTTCCGCGCAATCTTGCTTGTTGTCGTGGTTGCCATTGGCAACCGTGCGTTTGCCGCCGAAACGCCATTGACGCTGGCTGGCGCTCAACAGCTCGCTGTCGAGCGATCGCGAATGGTAGCGGCAAAAGACTACGCAGCCCAATCGTCACGGGAGATGTCAGTCGCTGCCGGTCAGCTCCCCGATCCGGTTTTGAAGGTCGGTATCGATAACCTGCCGATCAATGGGCAAGATCGCTTCAGCCTGACGCGAGATTTCATGACAATGCGACGCATCGGCGTGATGCAAGAGCTGACGCGCTCTGACAAACGTCGCCTGCGTGCCGAACGCTTTGAACGCGAAGCGGAAAAATCCATTGCGGAGAAAGCGGCTACGGCCGCGACAGTCGAACGCGAAACCGCCCTCGCCTGGCTGGACCGTTACTACGCCGAAGCCATGTCGACCGCAATAGCCGAACAGATAGATCAGGCGAAGCTGGAAATCCAGGCGGCCGAGTCCGCGTATCGGGCCGGCCGCGGCAGCCAGGCTGACATCTTCAGTTCGCGCAGCGCACTCGCGGCTTTGGAAGACAAGGCCAGCGATATCGACCGCCGCATCGGGAACGCCAAGATCGCACTGGCGCGCTGGATCGGTGACGCAGCGCAGCAGCCGTTGGGCGCCAAGCCGGCGGTCGATACCATCCGCCTCGACGAAGCCACACTCGACACCCAGCTTAACCACCACCCGGAGCTTGCCGTGCTCGTAAGGCAGGAAGACATCGCAGTCGCAGAAGCCCAACTTGCAAAAGCCAACAAGAAAGCGGACTGGAGCGTTGAGGTCGCAGTGCAACAACGCGGCCCAGGGTATTCGGACATGGTGTCGGTTGGCCTGTCGGTGCCGCTGCAGTGGGACCAGAAAAACCGCCAGGACCGCGAACTGTCTTCCAAGCTGGCTCAAGTCGAACAGGCGAGGGCCGAGCGCGAAGATATGCTGCGTGCCCATGTCGCCGAAGTGCGTGCCATGTTAAACGAGTGGCATACGGACAGACAGCGACAAACCCGGTTTGAGAAAGAACTGACTCCTCTGGCCAACTCGAGAACAACCGCGATCGCTGCCGCCTACCGGGGCGGAAAAGCCACGCTGGCGGACGTCATCGCCGCCCGGCGCAGTGAAATCGACGTGCGCCTGCAGGCATTACAACTCGAGCAGGAAACCGACCGCCTGTGGGCGCAACTGAATTTTCTCTTTCCGCAAAACGGCGGCTACGGCCACTGA
- a CDS encoding efflux RND transporter periplasmic adaptor subunit, with translation MNAKKATIALLVAAALGAGGYGVYKLGMHRGMGMSTVPQTASSTHGTGVNQSSGRKVLYWHDPMVPGQKFDKPGKSPFMDMELVPVYADEAGDEGKISISPRVEQNLGVRTAEVTKARFAANVEAVGNVAYNERDVAVVQARSNGYVERLFVRAPLDPVKKGQPLAALYVPDWVAAQEEYLTARKMNGPGTDGLAEGARQRMRLAGMTDAQIRGVESSGKVQPRLTVSSPINGVVGELTVREGMTIASGAPMFRINGLSTVWVNAELPEAASAEVRPGTRVEARAPALPGTVLKGKVSAILPEVEAATRTLKARVELANPGQRLVPGMFATVNFTPAASAETLTVPTEAVIQTGTRSVVMLEQGQGKFMPVDVQIGRESNGQTEILKGLDVGQKVVVSGQFLIDSEASLRGTTNRLSGPAPAGGAKQTSGPTTHHAHGKVENINKDEITFSHDPIPSMQWPAMTMGFKVPAGGVPKDLAVGDTVNFEFQQTKDGAFQITSISPAGPAMQGMSGMGDTRK, from the coding sequence ATGAATGCAAAAAAAGCAACAATTGCCCTGCTGGTGGCTGCTGCACTGGGCGCCGGCGGGTATGGTGTGTACAAGCTCGGCATGCATCGAGGGATGGGGATGTCGACCGTTCCACAAACGGCGTCCTCCACCCACGGAACAGGTGTGAATCAATCCAGCGGACGCAAGGTACTTTACTGGCACGACCCGATGGTCCCGGGCCAGAAATTCGACAAGCCGGGCAAATCACCGTTCATGGACATGGAACTGGTGCCCGTGTATGCGGATGAGGCTGGCGACGAGGGCAAGATCAGCATCAGTCCTCGCGTCGAACAAAACCTGGGCGTGCGTACCGCCGAAGTCACGAAAGCCAGGTTTGCCGCCAACGTGGAAGCTGTCGGCAACGTCGCGTACAACGAGCGTGACGTTGCCGTGGTGCAAGCACGTAGCAACGGCTACGTCGAGCGGCTATTCGTGCGTGCACCGCTCGACCCGGTAAAAAAAGGCCAGCCGCTGGCTGCACTGTATGTGCCCGACTGGGTAGCGGCGCAGGAGGAATACCTCACCGCAAGGAAAATGAACGGTCCCGGGACGGACGGACTGGCGGAAGGGGCGCGACAGCGCATGCGCCTGGCGGGCATGACGGATGCGCAAATCCGTGGCGTCGAGTCCAGCGGCAAGGTGCAGCCCCGCTTGACCGTCAGCTCGCCTATCAATGGCGTGGTCGGAGAACTCACAGTCCGTGAAGGGATGACGATCGCATCGGGCGCGCCTATGTTCCGGATCAATGGGCTCAGCACGGTCTGGGTCAACGCCGAGCTACCTGAAGCCGCGTCGGCCGAGGTACGCCCAGGCACACGGGTGGAAGCCCGTGCACCTGCCCTGCCCGGCACGGTATTGAAGGGCAAGGTCAGCGCGATCCTGCCTGAAGTCGAGGCGGCAACGCGCACATTGAAAGCGCGTGTCGAACTGGCCAATCCCGGACAGCGACTGGTACCGGGCATGTTTGCGACCGTGAACTTTACGCCCGCGGCGAGCGCGGAGACCTTGACGGTGCCGACGGAAGCAGTGATCCAGACCGGTACGCGCAGTGTCGTGATGCTTGAACAAGGCCAGGGCAAATTCATGCCCGTCGATGTCCAGATCGGCCGCGAGAGCAATGGACAGACCGAAATCCTCAAAGGTCTCGACGTCGGGCAAAAAGTTGTTGTCTCAGGCCAGTTCCTGATCGATTCCGAAGCCAGCCTGCGAGGCACCACGAACCGGCTGAGCGGTCCGGCGCCGGCGGGCGGCGCCAAGCAAACCTCGGGGCCGACGACGCATCATGCCCATGGCAAGGTGGAGAATATCAACAAGGATGAAATCACGTTTTCGCACGATCCGATCCCGAGCATGCAGTGGCCGGCAATGACAATGGGCTTCAAGGTCCCGGCAGGAGGTGTGCCGAAAGATCTGGCGGTCGGCGACACGGTGAACTTCGAATTCCAGCAGACCAAGGACGGAGCGTTCCAGATCACCAGCATTTCCCCTGCCGGCCCGGCGATGCAGGGCATGAGTGGAATGGGAGACACCAGGAAATGA